In Vigna unguiculata cultivar IT97K-499-35 chromosome 3, ASM411807v1, whole genome shotgun sequence, a single genomic region encodes these proteins:
- the LOC114179851 gene encoding branched-chain amino acid aminotransferase 1, mitochondrial-like: MENSHQPCNRMDWDKLGYDVIPTDYMYIMKSNKDGTFSDGALVPFGTVQIEPHSSVLNYGQGLFEGMKAYRRADGGVQLFRPEENALRMQRGAERLLMVAPSVQQYIEAVKQVVTANKSWVPPYGKGALYIRPLLFGSGSVMGIAPAPQCTFLIYTNPICNVYKGRTSPLNLLIDDRIPRAFPGGTGGVKNIGNYSPVFEVTREAKAKGFSDVLFLDAMERKYVEEVSSCNAFMVKGNVITTSPTLGTILPGITRNTIMQLARDLGFQVEERKFSVDEVIEADEVFCTGTAVGISEVGSVTYKDMRVEFKTGTNTVTQKLYDFITGIQTGVLEDQKGWVVKID; the protein is encoded by the exons ATGGAAAATTCCCATCAACCATGCAATAG gATGGATTGGGACAAGCTTGGATACGATGTGATTCCAACTGATTACATGTACATAATGAAATCCAATAAAGATGGGACCTTTTCAGACGGAGCTCTGGTACCTTTTGGAACCGTTCAGATTGAACCACATTCTTCTGTGTTAAATTATGGACAG GGATTATTTGAGGGCATGAAGGCATACAGAAGAGCAGACGGTGGGGTGCAGTTGTTCAGACCAGAAGAAAATGCCCTACGCATGCAGAGGGGAGCAGAGAGGTTGCTAATGGTGGCACCTTCTGTTCAACAGTACATTGAAGCTGTCAAACAAGTTGTTACCGCAAATAAGAGTTGG GTTCCTCCTTACGGAAAAGGAGCCTTATATATTAGGCCTTTACTCTTTGGAAGTGGATCCGTAATGGGTATTGCACCTGCACCACAATGCACCTTCCTCATCTACACTAACCCTATTTGCAACGTTTACAAG GGACGAACTTCACCGCTGAACTTGTTGATTGACGATAGAATTCCTCGCGCGTTTCCTGGTGGGACCGGAGGAGTGAAGAACATAGGAAACTATTCACCT GTTTTCGAAGTTACGAGAGAAGCAAAAGCCAAAGGGTTTTCTGATGTTCTCTTCCTTGATGCAATGGAACGTAAATATGTGGAGGAGGTGTCTTCGTGCAACGCTTTCATGGTCAAG GGTAATGTGATTACAACTTCACCTACACTCGGAACCATTCTTCCTGGAATCACAAGGAACACTATCATGCAACTTGCTCGTGATTTGGGCTTCCAG GTGGAGGAACGCAAATTTTCGGTTGATGAAGTGATTGAAGCTGATGAGGTTTTCTGTACTGGAACTGCTGTGGGGATCTCTGAGGTTGGCAGTGTAACCTACAAGGATATGAg GGTGGAATTCAAAACAGGAACAAATACTGTTACCCAGAAATTGTATGATTTCATTACGGGAATCCAAACAGGTGTTTTGGAGGATCAGAAAGGATGGGTGGTGAAGATTGACTGA